From Pan troglodytes isolate AG18354 chromosome 11, NHGRI_mPanTro3-v2.0_pri, whole genome shotgun sequence, the proteins below share one genomic window:
- the PLPP6 gene encoding polyisoprenoid diphosphate/phosphate phosphohydrolase PLPP6, translating to MVVRKRKRLQGREASVWSGRVPGSGPPAAMPSPRRSIEGRPLGVSASSSSSSPGSPAHGGGGGGGGGGGSRFEFQSLLSSRATGVDPTCARLRASESPVHRRGSFPLAAAGPSQSPAPPLPEEDRMDLNPSFLGIALRSLLAIDLWLSKKLGVCAGESSSWGSVRPLMKLLEISGHGIPWLLGTLYCLCRSDSWAGREVLMNLLFALLLDLLLVALIKGLVRRRRPAHNQMDMFVTLSVDKYSFPSGHATRAALMSRFILNHLVLAIPLRVLVVLWAFVLGLSRVMLGRHNVTDVAFGFFLGYMQYSIVDYCWLSPHNAPVLFLLWSQR from the coding sequence ATGGTAGTGCGGAAGCGGAAGAGGCTGCAGGGCCGGGAAGCCTCTGTTTGGTCCGGCCGGGTCCCGGGATCCGGGCCGCCAGCCGCGATGCCAAGTCCCCGGAGGAGCATCGAGGGACGGCCGCTGGGCGTCTCCGCTtcgagcagcagcagcagccccggCAGCCCAGCCCatggcggcggtggcggcggcggcggcggcggcggcagcaggtTTGAGTTCCAGTCCCTGCTCAGCAGCCGCGCTACGGGCGTGGACCCCACCTGCGCCCGGCTCCGTGCATCGGAGAGCCCAGTTCACCGCCGCGGCTCCTTCCCCCTGGCCGCGGCGGGCCCCTCGCAGTCGCCCGCGCCTCCGCTGCCCGAGGAGGACCGCATGGACTTGAACCCGTCCTTCCTGGGCATCGCCCTGCGCTCCCTGCTGGCCATCGACCTGTGGCTGTCCAAGAAGCTGGGGGTGTGCGCGGGAGAGAGCTCGTCGTGGGGCAGCGTGCGACCCCTTATGAAGCTGCTGGAGATCTCGGGACACGGCATCCCCTGGCTGCTGGGCACCCTCTACTGCCTGTGCAGGAGCGACAGCTGGGCCGGGCGCGAGGTGCTGATGAACCTGCTCTTCGCCCTGCTGTTGGACCTGCTGCTGGTGGCCTTGATCAAAGGGCTGGTCCGCAGGCGTCGCCCGGCCCACAACCAGATGGACATGTTTGTCACTCTGTCGGTGGACAAGTACTCCTTCCCCTCGGGCCATGCCACAAGGGCCGCCCTGATGTCGAGGTTCATCCTGAACCACCTGGTGCTGGCCATTCCACTGAGGGTGCTGGTGGTTCTGTGGGCCTTCGTCTTGGGCCTATCCAGGGTCATGCTGGGGCGGCACAATGTCACCGACGTAGCTTTTGGCTTTTTTCTGGGCTACATGCAGTACAGCATCGTGGACTATTGCTGGCTCTCACCCCATAATGCTCCGGTCCTCTTTTTACTGTGGAGTCAACGATGA